From the Halorubellus sp. JP-L1 genome, one window contains:
- a CDS encoding molybdenum cofactor guanylyltransferase, which yields MTGRARGERVDANASGSEQRVDDDASAVGVVLAGGRSTRFDGGDKALAAVDGTPMLARVVSRLGAATDEVVVNCRVDQREAFERALADVAVPVRFAVDDRPDEGPLVGLDTALDEVDARRVVVVACDLPFLDPRFLAELAAMVDDAAPVDDAAPVDDADGSPDATRPPDAAVPVDDDGFRKPTCAAYRTAPLAASVADALAAGNRRLRDALDGLEVREVALSDVGASPLAVADTDTRAELERLVAENPARGDEDG from the coding sequence ATGACGGGTCGCGCCAGAGGTGAGCGCGTCGACGCGAACGCGAGCGGCAGCGAGCAGCGCGTCGACGACGACGCGTCCGCAGTCGGTGTGGTGCTCGCAGGCGGTCGGTCGACGCGGTTCGACGGCGGCGACAAGGCGCTCGCGGCCGTCGACGGGACGCCGATGCTCGCGCGCGTCGTCTCACGCCTGGGCGCGGCGACCGACGAGGTCGTCGTGAACTGTCGCGTAGACCAGCGCGAGGCCTTCGAGCGCGCGCTCGCCGACGTGGCGGTCCCGGTCCGGTTCGCCGTCGACGACCGACCCGACGAGGGTCCGCTCGTCGGCCTCGATACCGCACTCGACGAGGTGGACGCTCGGCGCGTTGTCGTGGTCGCGTGCGACCTCCCCTTCCTCGACCCCCGGTTCCTCGCCGAACTGGCCGCGATGGTCGACGACGCAGCGCCGGTCGATGACGCAGCGCCGGTCGACGACGCGGACGGATCACCGGACGCGACGAGGCCGCCCGACGCGGCGGTGCCGGTGGACGACGACGGATTCCGGAAGCCGACGTGTGCCGCGTACCGGACGGCGCCGCTCGCTGCGTCGGTCGCGGACGCGCTCGCGGCAGGAAACCGGCGACTCCGCGACGCACTGGACGGCCTCGAGGTGAGGGAAGTCGCACTCTCCGACGTCGGGGCGTCGCCGCTCGCGGTCGCGGACACGGACACTCGCGCAGAACTCGAGCGACTGGTCGCGGAGAACCCCGCCCGTGGGGACGAAGACGGATGA
- a CDS encoding metalloregulator ArsR/SmtB family transcription factor, giving the protein MAQATERFRRYLDDELGECRDEDVEQRLDELGTLEAALGTGRVDAELDVLSALANETRYTIVRVLVAAREELCVCELHAVVDVTESGLSHALSALVEAGLVDGRKDGRWKKYRATNRAVALVTVLEGSVSDD; this is encoded by the coding sequence ATGGCACAAGCGACGGAACGGTTCCGACGGTACCTCGACGACGAACTCGGGGAGTGTCGCGACGAGGACGTCGAGCAGCGCCTCGACGAACTCGGCACGCTCGAGGCAGCGCTCGGGACGGGACGGGTGGACGCCGAACTCGACGTGCTCTCAGCACTCGCCAACGAGACGCGGTACACGATCGTTCGCGTACTCGTCGCCGCCCGAGAGGAACTCTGCGTCTGCGAACTGCACGCGGTCGTCGACGTGACCGAGAGCGGCCTCAGTCACGCGCTTTCGGCACTCGTCGAGGCGGGACTCGTCGACGGACGCAAGGACGGACGCTGGAAGAAGTACCGAGCCACCAACCGGGCCGTCGCGCTCGTCACCGTCCTCGAGGGGAGCGTGAGCGATGACTGA
- a CDS encoding ethylbenzene dehydrogenase-related protein: MTDGRAVGGLLERVADRVPTVDRRAALRASLVSLVTVLVLVAGQAALTAAVTGGSQPMQSTDAVPVDPESSQWADAPSRTASLSEQQMALPHGGGSVEEVDVQALSNDSHVGFRLTWADRTNDTSMSSPENYSDAAAIMLRGGESPPITMGAAGQPVDIWYWRANWQYASGETAAWSGDMYSYPQDDEETRPGLAADNPLSKRDYEDFGQNYYAKGYGSLSDAPVQPVTARAERTDDGWSVVFVRERNATGQYGAAFDEHDQMYLAFAVWNGSADEVNGEKSITLRFSTLDTDSGELGQAEVGGGSDDGGSDGGAGGSGGGTTAGGADEIVDLLSTYLVPLLAAIVVSWTIAYRRMSR, translated from the coding sequence GTGACCGACGGCCGAGCGGTCGGCGGCCTGCTGGAGCGGGTCGCCGACCGAGTGCCGACGGTCGACCGTCGCGCGGCGTTGCGCGCGTCGCTCGTCTCGCTCGTCACCGTGCTCGTCCTCGTCGCCGGACAGGCCGCGCTCACCGCGGCCGTCACGGGCGGGAGTCAGCCGATGCAGTCCACCGACGCCGTCCCGGTCGACCCAGAGTCGAGCCAGTGGGCGGACGCGCCGTCGCGGACCGCGAGCCTCTCCGAGCAACAGATGGCGCTCCCGCACGGCGGGGGGTCCGTCGAGGAAGTCGACGTGCAGGCGCTCTCGAACGACTCGCACGTCGGCTTCCGGCTGACGTGGGCCGACCGGACGAACGACACGTCGATGTCGTCGCCGGAGAACTACAGCGACGCCGCCGCGATCATGCTCCGGGGCGGCGAGTCGCCGCCGATCACGATGGGCGCGGCCGGACAGCCCGTCGACATCTGGTACTGGCGCGCGAACTGGCAGTACGCGAGCGGCGAGACGGCCGCCTGGAGCGGCGACATGTACTCGTACCCGCAGGACGACGAGGAAACTCGCCCCGGACTCGCGGCGGACAACCCGCTGTCGAAGCGGGACTACGAGGACTTCGGGCAGAACTACTACGCGAAGGGGTACGGCTCGCTGAGCGACGCGCCCGTCCAGCCCGTGACCGCTCGCGCGGAACGCACCGACGACGGCTGGTCCGTCGTCTTCGTCCGCGAACGCAACGCGACCGGCCAGTACGGCGCCGCGTTCGACGAACACGACCAGATGTACCTCGCGTTCGCGGTGTGGAACGGGAGCGCGGACGAGGTGAACGGCGAGAAGTCGATCACGCTCCGGTTCAGCACGCTCGACACCGACTCCGGCGAGCTCGGGCAGGCCGAGGTCGGCGGTGGGAGCGACGACGGCGGGAGCGATGGGGGAGCTGGCGGGAGCGGCGGGGGGACGACCGCCGGCGGCGCCGACGAGATTGTCGACCTCCTCTCGACGTACCTCGTGCCGCTGCTCGCGGCGATCGTCGTGAGCTGGACGATCGCGTACCGGAGGATGAGCCGATGA
- a CDS encoding HEAT repeat domain-containing protein, whose amino-acid sequence MTGDYGSATDRAPADDEPGLREALEGGPAPARRDAALALASAAESGVADATTDGGGLAPATVDALAARVREDSSSDVRQFAVEALGVAGERVDPIRDALADDDEWVRAEAVVAHSRVAPGDVDVLRDVLASDDSGWVRRNAVVALGKAGGASHADLVECIKTDPHPAVREYAAQFLADVVDDVEEAERVLAAVLAREANAFVRAKAAESLGELGTDRAETALEEYGVTDQSEDVVRTATRALADARGVDPDALDVDANLDDPAEGAPGTGPDAPDERALELGTRTGGEPTAGPGGAPGFDPREHLDADLDDRN is encoded by the coding sequence ATGACGGGCGACTACGGGAGCGCGACCGACCGTGCGCCCGCCGACGACGAGCCCGGGCTCCGCGAGGCCCTGGAAGGGGGGCCGGCGCCGGCGCGTCGGGACGCAGCGCTGGCGCTCGCGAGCGCCGCCGAGAGCGGGGTAGCGGACGCGACCACCGACGGAGGTGGCCTGGCGCCAGCGACCGTCGACGCGCTCGCTGCTCGCGTCCGCGAGGACTCGAGTTCGGACGTCCGGCAGTTCGCGGTTGAGGCGCTCGGCGTCGCCGGGGAGCGCGTCGACCCGATACGTGACGCGCTCGCGGACGACGACGAGTGGGTGCGCGCCGAGGCCGTCGTCGCGCACTCGCGGGTCGCTCCGGGTGACGTCGACGTCCTCCGAGACGTGCTGGCGTCCGACGACTCGGGATGGGTACGGCGGAACGCCGTCGTCGCGCTCGGGAAGGCGGGCGGGGCATCGCACGCCGACCTCGTCGAGTGCATCAAGACCGACCCGCACCCCGCGGTCCGAGAGTACGCCGCGCAGTTCCTCGCGGACGTCGTCGACGACGTCGAGGAGGCCGAGCGCGTGCTCGCCGCGGTGCTCGCTCGCGAGGCGAACGCGTTCGTGCGAGCGAAGGCCGCGGAGAGCCTCGGGGAACTCGGCACGGACCGCGCGGAGACCGCGCTCGAGGAGTACGGCGTCACCGATCAGAGCGAGGACGTCGTCCGCACCGCGACGCGCGCGCTCGCTGACGCTCGCGGCGTCGACCCGGACGCGCTCGACGTCGACGCGAACCTCGACGACCCGGCCGAGGGTGCACCGGGCACTGGCCCGGACGCACCGGACGAACGAGCGCTCGAACTCGGGACGCGAACCGGCGGCGAACCCACCGCCGGACCCGGGGGCGCACCCGGGTTCGACCCCAGGGAGCACCTCGACGCCGACCTCGACGACAGGAACTGA
- a CDS encoding P-loop NTPase — protein MTDDPTDPPDGSEQSPTDPDADGRDAPDEYADGPSPERVREALADVTDPDLGGDVVASGLVESVDVDDGVVTVRASFAGLDDETSDVLVDRIRTAILGLPGVERAQVSASGGNPGQHAEAPQHHGGGHHDDGSHGGPHRPDDVSVPGVDRVLAVASAKGGVGKTTVATQLARALSAGGETVGLFDADVYGPNVPSLLDVDDVLGATDDGRAKPVDADGIQTVSVGFIANDEPLAWRGAMAQEAVVELLGDAAWRDVDTLVLDLPPGTGDVVLTVLQSVPVDAAVLVTTPFATATSDTARSATLFREQGIDLLGAVHNMASFVCPSCGDAHSPFTDDGNHSTESGDDVDPDVDVLAELPLSDAMRDATGDVPDEFDALADAVAAGLEDLDGVDLPPEALDLRGVPDRARHDQVRAEYDALEAGEALFVRTDRDPNPLASALADAVDGPPPTVDVDRRGPEEYALRLGVRDPDACECHDHAAGEPARPR, from the coding sequence ATGACCGACGACCCCACCGACCCCCCCGACGGCAGCGAGCAGAGCCCGACCGACCCCGACGCGGACGGCCGAGACGCCCCAGACGAGTACGCGGACGGCCCGTCGCCCGAGCGCGTCCGGGAGGCGCTCGCGGACGTCACCGACCCGGACCTCGGCGGCGACGTCGTCGCCTCCGGGCTCGTCGAGTCCGTCGACGTCGACGACGGCGTCGTCACCGTCCGGGCGTCGTTCGCGGGCCTGGACGACGAGACGAGCGACGTCCTCGTCGACCGCATCCGGACGGCCATCCTCGGCCTCCCCGGCGTCGAACGCGCACAGGTCTCCGCGAGCGGCGGCAACCCTGGCCAGCACGCCGAAGCGCCCCAGCATCACGGTGGCGGCCATCACGACGACGGGAGCCACGGCGGCCCGCACCGTCCGGACGACGTCTCGGTTCCGGGCGTCGACCGCGTGCTCGCGGTGGCGAGCGCGAAGGGCGGCGTCGGGAAGACGACGGTCGCGACCCAGCTCGCGCGAGCGCTCTCGGCCGGCGGCGAGACGGTCGGGCTGTTCGACGCGGACGTCTACGGCCCGAACGTGCCCAGCTTGCTGGACGTCGACGACGTGCTCGGCGCGACCGACGACGGCCGAGCGAAACCGGTGGATGCCGACGGCATACAGACCGTCTCCGTGGGGTTCATCGCGAACGACGAACCGCTCGCGTGGCGCGGCGCGATGGCCCAGGAGGCCGTCGTGGAGCTCCTCGGGGATGCGGCGTGGCGGGACGTCGACACGCTCGTCCTCGACCTCCCGCCGGGGACCGGCGACGTCGTGCTGACGGTCCTGCAGTCGGTGCCCGTCGACGCGGCCGTCCTCGTCACGACGCCGTTCGCGACCGCGACGAGCGACACCGCGCGGAGCGCGACGCTGTTCCGCGAACAGGGCATCGACCTCCTCGGTGCCGTGCACAACATGGCGTCGTTCGTCTGTCCGTCCTGCGGCGACGCGCACTCGCCGTTCACCGACGACGGGAACCACTCGACGGAGTCCGGAGACGACGTCGATCCGGACGTGGACGTCCTCGCGGAGCTCCCGCTCTCGGACGCGATGCGGGACGCGACCGGCGACGTCCCCGACGAGTTCGACGCGCTCGCGGACGCCGTCGCCGCTGGACTCGAGGACCTCGACGGGGTCGACCTCCCGCCGGAGGCGCTGGACCTCCGCGGCGTCCCGGATCGCGCCCGCCACGACCAGGTGCGCGCCGAGTACGATGCGCTCGAGGCTGGCGAGGCGCTGTTCGTGCGGACCGACCGCGACCCGAACCCGCTCGCGAGCGCGCTCGCAGACGCCGTCGACGGCCCACCACCGACCGTCGACGTGGACCGACGCGGCCCCGAAGAGTACGCGCTTCGACTCGGCGTCCGCGACCCCGACGCCTGCGAGTGCCACGATCACGCGGCCGGCGAACCGGCCCGCCCCCGCTAA
- a CDS encoding molecular chaperone: protein MQDHTTPDDATENDLTENEPVENEMDPGESSSRAFGDVRDVPGFHARRGALYGFAATAFQFPDEDVLADLGDAEVRDAVQDAATAIAERADATAALAAADDVQRHLAACCERFAAADPDAVESAYNDLFGLPDEGSYPVVPYEAHYATGGDVSETQRRVATVVGLLERFDLEPNDGFDERRDHVSVLLELAQVLAAQRAVALEEGDLDAAERVAAAEATVLDEHLTGFVPALAHDVADAVEATDAVEATDAVEATDAVEAINADDAADDAPAAADARSGYVAAARFAAALVRWDHVVHPDPDVDTTAVPGGDGA from the coding sequence ATGCAGGACCACACCACTCCCGACGACGCGACCGAGAACGACCTAACCGAGAACGAACCGGTCGAGAACGAGATGGACCCGGGGGAATCGAGCAGTCGAGCGTTCGGTGACGTCCGCGACGTGCCCGGGTTCCACGCGCGCCGCGGCGCGCTCTACGGGTTCGCGGCGACGGCGTTCCAGTTCCCGGACGAGGACGTGCTCGCCGACCTCGGCGACGCCGAGGTCCGCGACGCCGTCCAGGATGCGGCGACGGCCATCGCCGAGCGAGCGGACGCCACGGCCGCGCTCGCGGCCGCGGACGACGTCCAGCGACACCTCGCGGCGTGCTGCGAGCGCTTCGCGGCGGCCGACCCCGACGCCGTCGAGTCGGCGTACAACGACCTGTTCGGGTTGCCCGACGAGGGCTCGTACCCGGTCGTCCCCTACGAGGCGCACTACGCGACCGGCGGCGACGTGAGCGAGACCCAGCGGCGGGTCGCGACCGTCGTCGGCCTCCTCGAGCGCTTCGACCTGGAACCCAACGACGGGTTCGACGAGCGACGCGACCACGTCTCCGTCCTCCTCGAACTCGCGCAGGTGCTCGCCGCCCAGCGCGCGGTCGCGCTCGAGGAAGGCGACCTCGACGCCGCCGAGCGCGTCGCCGCGGCCGAGGCGACCGTGCTCGACGAGCACCTCACCGGGTTCGTGCCCGCGCTCGCACACGACGTCGCCGACGCCGTCGAAGCCACTGACGCCGTCGAAGCCACTGACGCCGTCGAAGCGACTGACGCGGTCGAAGCCATTAACGCCGACGACGCAGCCGACGACGCGCCGGCGGCGGCGGACGCGCGGTCGGGGTACGTCGCCGCGGCCCGGTTCGCGGCGGCGCTCGTCAGGTGGGACCACGTCGTGCACCCCGACCCCGACGTCGACACGACCGCGGTGCCGGGAGGTGATGGGGCGTGA
- a CDS encoding pirin family protein → MSDSESARRRPQIHTAERTTVSQDQGAFRIHLDFPGRAVPDHDDHGYGPLATVVESFMDPGTLIRMHQHRDEEIVSWVPAGVMRHDDRHGNELVTDAEHLMVMNAGSGFWHAEETYEDDPPLRMLQIFVRPHSLDLEPDIQHEPIPDPVANEWRHLFGPEGSDAPLYVRNDVHLHDARLDAGASVTLPGRPGWDTYCYVFDGAVTVGDEPVGYTESALVVGDGDVTVTATEDTTVVAFTIDPDAPITRNGTIGR, encoded by the coding sequence ATGAGTGACTCCGAGTCGGCGCGTCGACGACCCCAGATACACACCGCGGAACGAACCACGGTCTCGCAGGACCAGGGTGCGTTCAGGATCCACCTGGACTTCCCCGGTCGCGCCGTCCCCGACCACGACGACCACGGGTACGGCCCGCTGGCGACCGTCGTCGAGTCGTTCATGGACCCGGGGACGCTGATCCGGATGCACCAGCATCGCGACGAGGAGATCGTCTCGTGGGTGCCGGCGGGCGTGATGCGCCACGACGACCGCCACGGCAACGAGCTGGTCACGGACGCCGAGCACCTCATGGTGATGAACGCCGGCAGCGGCTTCTGGCACGCCGAGGAGACGTACGAGGACGACCCGCCGCTGCGGATGCTCCAGATCTTCGTTCGCCCGCACAGCCTCGACCTCGAACCCGACATCCAGCACGAGCCGATCCCCGACCCCGTCGCGAACGAGTGGCGGCACCTGTTCGGCCCGGAGGGGAGCGACGCTCCGCTGTACGTCCGCAACGACGTCCACCTCCACGACGCGCGTCTCGACGCCGGCGCGTCCGTCACGCTCCCCGGTCGACCCGGGTGGGACACGTACTGCTACGTGTTCGACGGTGCCGTGACCGTCGGCGACGAGCCGGTCGGGTACACAGAGAGCGCGCTCGTCGTCGGCGACGGCGACGTCACTGTCACCGCGACCGAGGACACGACCGTCGTCGCGTTCACCATCGATCCCGACGCCCCGATCACTCGCAACGGAACGATCGGGCGCTGA
- the arsB gene encoding ACR3 family arsenite efflux transporter, whose protein sequence is MTDVDAHDHGPDCDCESCGDPRSMDFLDKYLTVWIFGAMAIGVALGFVAPSVTQPIQDFHLVEIGLILMMYPPLAKADYSQLRTVFSNWRVLGLSLIQNWLIGPTLMFGLAVFFFSGLVPGLPARPEYFLGLVFIGMARCIAMVLVWNELAEGSTEYVTGLVAFNSLFQIVTYGVYVWFFALFLPPLLGMESLVAGITTFDISPMQVFEAIVIFLGIPFAGGFLTRYVGTRAKSGAWYDDEFIPKIDPLTLVALLFTIIVMFATQGGNIVASPGDVLLIAVPLTIYFVVMFLVSFGMGRGIGADYSTTTAIGFTAASNNFELAIAVAVAVFGVGSGVAFATVVGPLIEVPVLLALVNVALYFQRKFDWRGFDTGRLDSSAPESTTDD, encoded by the coding sequence ATGACTGACGTCGACGCGCACGACCACGGCCCAGACTGCGACTGCGAGAGCTGTGGCGACCCGCGGTCGATGGACTTCCTCGACAAGTACCTCACCGTCTGGATCTTCGGCGCGATGGCGATCGGCGTCGCGCTCGGTTTCGTTGCCCCGTCGGTGACCCAACCGATTCAGGACTTCCATCTTGTCGAGATCGGGCTCATTCTGATGATGTACCCGCCACTGGCGAAGGCTGACTACTCGCAACTTCGGACCGTCTTTAGCAACTGGCGGGTGCTCGGGCTCAGTCTCATCCAGAACTGGCTGATCGGCCCGACGCTGATGTTCGGGCTTGCGGTGTTCTTCTTCAGTGGACTCGTCCCCGGCCTGCCCGCGCGTCCCGAATACTTCCTCGGGCTCGTGTTCATTGGGATGGCGCGGTGTATCGCGATGGTTCTGGTCTGGAACGAACTCGCGGAAGGATCGACCGAGTACGTGACGGGGCTGGTCGCGTTCAACAGCCTCTTCCAGATCGTGACCTACGGGGTGTACGTCTGGTTCTTCGCGCTGTTCCTCCCACCACTGCTTGGTATGGAGTCACTCGTCGCCGGCATCACGACCTTCGACATCTCGCCGATGCAAGTGTTCGAGGCGATCGTCATCTTCCTCGGGATTCCGTTCGCTGGAGGCTTCCTGACCCGGTACGTTGGCACTCGCGCGAAGAGTGGAGCCTGGTACGATGATGAGTTCATCCCGAAGATCGATCCGCTGACGCTCGTCGCGCTGCTGTTTACCATCATTGTGATGTTCGCCACGCAGGGCGGGAACATAGTCGCCTCGCCGGGCGACGTCCTCCTGATCGCGGTGCCGCTAACGATCTACTTCGTCGTCATGTTCCTCGTGAGCTTCGGGATGGGACGCGGCATCGGCGCGGACTACTCGACGACAACCGCGATCGGGTTCACGGCCGCGAGCAACAACTTCGAGCTCGCGATCGCCGTCGCCGTCGCGGTGTTCGGCGTCGGCTCCGGCGTCGCGTTCGCGACCGTCGTCGGCCCGCTCATCGAGGTCCCGGTGCTGCTCGCGCTGGTGAACGTTGCGCTGTACTTCCAGCGCAAGTTCGACTGGCGCGGCTTCGATACCGGGCGCCTCGATTCGTCCGCACCCGAATCGACGACCGACGACTGA